A portion of the Chiroxiphia lanceolata isolate bChiLan1 chromosome 10, bChiLan1.pri, whole genome shotgun sequence genome contains these proteins:
- the GYG1 gene encoding LOW QUALITY PROTEIN: glycogenin-1 (The sequence of the model RefSeq protein was modified relative to this genomic sequence to represent the inferred CDS: inserted 1 base in 1 codon) gives MRGHCRPLATHRGKPQLPPERHRRACDFDQSFVTLATNDSYVKGALVLGSSLQQYRTTRKLTALITPQVSDLMRRVLEKVFDEVILVNVLDSGDSAHLALMKRPELGVTLTKLHCWELTQFTKCVFMDADTMVLSNIDELFEREELSAAPDPGWPDCFNSGVFVYRPSIETYNQLLQFATEKGSFDGADQGLLNTFFSSWATTDMSKHLPFIDNLSSTSVYSYLPAFKAFGASTKVVHFLGSTKPWNYTYDSRTKSIEGNMDDPKIVHPEFLNMWWDTYIADXLPLLEQHGIVKETTTGVNMLSGLVYTLAFSCGFCREAEVTEAVSHLSVSPVLPTESSEERKERWEQGQADYMGVDSFDNIKKKLDTYLQ, from the exons ATGAGGGGCCACTGTAGGCCGCTAGCGACTCACAGGGGAAAACCACAGCTCCCTCCTGAACGCCATAGAAGAGCGTGCGACTTCG ACCAGTCTTTTGTGACTCTAGCCACAAATGACTCCTATGTGAAAGGAGCACTGGTACTTGGCTCATCCTTGCAACAGTACAGAACAACAAGGAAGCTGACTGCGCTCATAACTCCTCAGGTCTCAGATCTTATGAG GAGAGTGCTGGAAAAGGTCTTTGATGAAGTCATACTGGTAAACGTCTTGGATAGTGGGGATTCAGCACACTTGGCATTAATGAAAAGACCTGAGTTAGGTGTCACACTAACAAAGCTTCACTGCTGGGAACTGACACAGTTTACGAAGTGTGTTTTCATGGATGCAGACACAATG GTTTTGTCAAATATCGATGAGCTTTTTGAGAGAGAGGAGCTGTCTGCAGCACCAGATCCAGGCTGGCCTGACTGTTTCAATTCAGGAGTTTTTGTTTACCGACCTTCCATTGAAACATACAATCAGCTGTTACAGTTTGCCACAGAGAAAGGCAGCTTTGATG gtGCAGATCAGGGGTTATTAAACACCTTCTTCAGCAGCTGGGCAACAACAGACATGAGCAAACATCTACCATTTATTGATAATTTGAGCAGCACTTCTGTATATTCCTACCTTCCAGCATTTAAAGC GTTTGGTGCAAGTACTAAAGTGGTGCACTTCCTGGGAAGCACAAAGCCATGGAACTACACATATGACTCCAGAACAAAAAGCATAGAAGGCAATATGGACGACCCTAAAATAGTTCACCCAGAATTCCTCAACATGTGGTGGGATACCTACATAGCTG GTTTACCATTACTAGAACAGCATGGAATTGTTAAAGAAACTACTACAGGTGTAAACATG CTATCGGGCTTGGTCTATACTCTGGCTTTCTCTTGTGGCTTCTGTAGAGAG GCAGAGGTTACAGAGGCAGTGTCCCACTTATCAGTATCACCAGTATTACCAACTGAATCTTCAGAAGAACGCAAGGAACGGTGGGAACAGGGCCAAGCTGACTATATGGGAGTGGATTCCTTTGACAACATCAAGAAGAAACTTGATACCTACCTTCAGTAG